The Apodemus sylvaticus chromosome 5, mApoSyl1.1, whole genome shotgun sequence genome has a segment encoding these proteins:
- the Setx gene encoding probable helicase senataxin isoform X2 has protein sequence MSTCCWCTPGGSSTIDVLKCYASSTGSSEFQTADEDLCYCLECVAEYHRARDEVPFLHEVLWELETLRLISHFEKSMKAEAEDDDDLYIVDNNGEEQLFDCSGQDFENKLRVPLFEILKYPYLLLHERVNELCVEALCRMEQNNCSFQVFDKYPGIYLFLVHPNELVRRWAILTARNLGKVDRDDYYDLQEVLTCLFKVIELGLLESPDIYTSSVLEKGKLILLPAHMYDTTNYKNYWLGICMLLTILEEQAMDSLLLGSDKQNDFMQSILHTMEKQSDDDSMDPFWPALHCFMVILDRLGSKVWGQLIDPIEAFQTIINNESYNREIQNIRNSSIRTKLEPEPHFDDMVTCSQIVYNYNPEKTKKDSGWRSAICPDYCPNMYEEMETLASVLQSDIGQDMRVHNSTFLWFIPFVQSLMDLKDLGVAYIVEVIHHLYSEVKDVLNQTDAVCDKVTEFFILILVSVIELHRNKKCLHLLWVSSQQWVEAVVKCAKLPTTAFVRSCEKSPGSTPRGAAIVSSLALHSVPSNSVQLACVQLIRGLLKEGYQLGQQTLCKRFWDKLNLFLRGNLSLGWQLTGQETHELQMCLKQIIRNIKFKMPQYRTFGDPASTFKTPPSFKEESEQIDRKPKKDIYCLENCSPISPKEPVKADSHRVLIKANTTEEEDFKQHYIDLNEEDPLPAELCSKQKSEAFFSESALEQVKISIEKSGKENSLYTPPNSSTSRNGPEWGCDRGVIISTHSLTDSSSDFMEKVSTSNEDVSLKDGTKTSKPSFKVQKDEICAKLSHVIKKQHRKNTLVDNIIDLEENTAMSDLENCSGTGRGTPKEDSIGHDMSSDPVLEEKHEEEISQNSSLFKKETKSEELDNSSDDDEDKLQIKEGHADDDLVSFTEVTDTLVKKNPCEGGMNPVKVVVESRDKEMRASTVEEQEPHDSSKPLVAGRQIDLCNITLISQTTVIQFPSGLSKQNSFHLQKGDKRCLIANQNSTATCHGQIIVISDSDEEEEEEDEDEEDEKSCIEENIKQSKVCMEKECSEQHGLIVNNSMGKKLVKEEETVCPVEFEDSESQLFEFESSSEVFSVWQDHTIDSKNSLQEEQKSCVTHVADSTNNNLGCGVDSLSEEVVRKKTEGVKEPAEPHSSVSAEVFCKNGVKKLKRKRCDKVTAEDPQRPSSSVGTEQLADHRDPTESDLKSADLGMAAPSSSVETDSTKSTKSRPHSKPVRKVPASKATKKTHSDTRRGQNKSSCYISCRTSPAIVPPKKFRQCPEPTSTVEKLGLKKAPRKAFELSQRSLECIVQLRDHGKTVGVVDAPKKTKLISPQTLSIKNNKKLLTSQDLQFQRLMRSRSHQKRDFDYKNTDMIRAVTRIVQGSDVLEADSDEPDNHRGSEPLAISNEKQLANCMLSKPEVAEASSDPWVTGITYLVNQCESRVLSGGVPTDVVMVSASEDPVTGGGALTVQVGEVAAVKAAEPESSSDTDDDNLFLTQHDPQDMDLCSQLENNKTIIVAHKKDTVQREDPLSRPQLESLSITKCKYKDCVETTKNQGEYCPRHSEAKAADDDVFRKPGLPLSVARPLRPTTTKIFSSSSASRTANLSKSLESTTLQSALKKSSGAQPNLKVTPPSSMGSQKPVAEVKSLCNIFHFQNPSSSNRQNYKLTFSENRPMSSSSPVNILLPSQSIFDTFIKEVLKWKYQMFLNFDKCGAPTSLCQSISRPVPVRFQDCAEYFNVFLPLIILNAFETMAQEWLNSPNKENFYQLHLRKFPADYRKYWEFLIYLEESELAKQHHPKENDLVFLVPAKKYMDRHGMQDHNHYYCGYVHKFRRTSVMRSRKAECSLCIQTQDNLPASVKELTKCIVISSLVTTQRKLKAMSLLSSRNQLARAVLNPNPMDFCTKDLLTTTSERIIAYLKDFNEDQKKAIETAYAMVKHSPSVAKICLIHGPPGTGKSKTIVGLLYRLLTESQRKGHSDENFNAKIKQNRVLVCAPSNAAVDELMKKIILEFKEKCKDKKNPLGNCGDINLVRLGPEKSINTEVLKFSLDSQVNHKMKKDLPSHIQEMLTRKEILDAQLDELSRQRALCRVGREMQRQELDEHIAIVSKERQELASKIKEVQGRPQKAQNTIILESHVICCTLSTSGGLLLESAFRGQGGVPFSCVIVDEAGQSCEVETLSPLIHRCNKLILVGDPKQLPPTVISMKAQEYGYDQSMMARFCKLLEENVEQNMIGRLPVLQLTIQYRMHPDICLFPSNYVYNKNLKTNRLTETIRCSSEWPFQPYLVFDVGDGSERRDNDSYINVQEIKLVMEIVKLIKEKRKDISSRNIGIITHYKAQKTMIQKDLEKEFDKKGLLQPIMMGESRQQDSEASKQQQKNSECMHASDELGSSTVTQSGISSLENGATHTGPAEVDTVDAFQGRQKDCIIVTCVRASAVQGSIGFLASLQRLNVTITRAKYSLFILGHLRTLMENQHWYELIQDAQKRGAIIKTCDPNYRHDAMKILKLKPVLQRSLTHPPASAPEAPRPQGGLPNNRLDSGLATTSFAASLYHTASDTVTSKEPERPLQDRLRDPRLFRRLDAEAKGTFLKDPQPVSPQLPGVVHLLGEPGFPVVFQDLVVPPSTAIVAPLGSHRSPMQAETPPAHPAAAATSTNKRKYSDPDAGLRHRREPRAFSGEQGRHGSMTHHVLRSTDWDRRRLDDSSDKRRRFL, from the exons GTTCGGCGATGGGCTATTCTGACTGCAAGAAACCTGGGGAAGGTGGACAGAGATGACTATTACGACTTACAGGAAGTTTTAACTTGCCTTTTTAAAGTCATTGAGCTGGGGCTTTTGGAAAGTCCAGACATTTAtacatcttctgtgcttgaaaaaGGCAAACTGATccttttgcctgcacatatgtatgaTACTACCAACTACAAAAACTATTGGCTAG GTATTTGCATGTTGTTGACAATTCTTGAGGAGCAAGCCATGGATTCACTGTTGCTGGGCTCAGacaaacaaaatgattttatgcAGTCAATTCTTCATACCATGGAGAAGCAATCGGATG ATGACAGCATGGATCCTTTCTGGCCAGCATTACACTGTTTCATGGTGATTCTTGATCGCCTTGGATCTAAGGTATGGGGTCAACTTATTGACCCTATTGAAGCATTTCAAACCATCATTAACAACGAGAGCTACAACAGAGAGATCCAGAATATACGGAACAGCTCCATAAG GACCAAGTTAGAACCGGAGCCACATTTTGATGATATGGTGACGTGCAGCCAGATTGTTTATAACTATAATCCTGAAAAGACCAAAAag gatTCTGGGTGGAGATCAGCCATTTGCCCAGATTATTGTCCAAACATGTATGAAGAAATGGAAACATTAGCCAGTGTACTTCAGTCAGATATTGGTCAAGATATGCGTGTTCATAACAGCACTTTTCTATGGTTTATACCTTTTGTTCAGTCACTTATGGACCTTAAGGATTTGGGTGTGGCTTACATAGTAGAAGTTATTCATCATCTATACTCAGAAGTCAAAGATGTCCTTAACCAGACAGATGCTGTCTGTGACAAAGTCACTGAattttttattctgattttagtATCAGTGATTGAGCtgcatagaaataaaaaatgtttgcATCTGCTGTGGGTGAGTTCTCAGCAGTGGGTAGAAGCTGTTGTGAAGTGTGCCAAGCTTCCTACCACTGCATTTGTACGGAGTTGTGAGAAGTCACCTGGAAGTACCCCCAGAGGAGCAGCAATAGTGTCATCCTTGGCATTGCATTCAGTGCCATCTAACTCTGTCCAGCTTGCTTGTGTACAGTTGATTAGGGGTCTCCTCAAAGAAGGTTATCAGCTTGGTCAGCAAACACTTTGTAAGCGGTTTTGGGATAAACTTAACTTATTTCTTCGAGGAAATTTGTCTCTGGGTTGGCAATTGACTGGTCAAGAAACCCATGAGTTACAAATGTGTTTAAAACAAATAATTAGaaacataaaattcaaaatgCCGCAATATAGAACTTTTGGGGATCCAGCTTCTACATTCAAAACCCCTCcttcttttaaagaagaaagtgaaCAAATAGACAGGAAGCctaaaaaagacatttattgttTGGAAAATTGCAGCCCAATATCTCCTAAAGAGCCAGTGAAAGCTGATAGCCATCGAGTATTGATTAAAGCAAATACTACAGAAGAGGAGGACTTCAAGCAGCATTACATTGATTTGAATGAAGAAGACCCTCTTCCAGCTGAGTTGTGCTCGAAGCAGAAAAGTGAggcttttttttctgaaagtgcTCTAGAGCAAGTTAAAATAAGCATAGAGAAGTCTGGAAAAGAAAACTCTTTATATACACCACCAAATAGTAGTACTTCAAGAAATGGTCCAGAATGGGGATGTGACAGAGGAGTGATAATATCAACACATTCATTGACTGATTCTAGCAGTGATTTTATGGAAAAGGTATCTACATCAAATGAAGATGTCTCATTAAAGGATGGCACTAAAACTTCAAAACCAAGTTTCAAAGTACAGAAAGATGAAATTTGTGCCAAGTTATCACATGTCATAAAGAAGCAACACAGGAAAAATACTTTGGTCGATAACATCATCGATCTAGAGGAAAATACAGCTATGTCTGACCTTGAGAACTGTTCAGGAACAGGTAGAGGAACTCCAAAGGAAGATAGCATTGGACATGACATGTCTTCAGACCCTGTTCTGGAGGAAAAGCATGAAGAGGAAATATCTCAAAACAGTTCATTGTTCAAGAAAGAGACAAAAAGTGAGGAGTTGGATAATAGTTCTGATGATGATGAAGACAAGCTTCAAATCAAGGAAGGCCATGCTGACGATGATTTGGTATCATTTACAGAAGTTACTGATACACTGGTGAAGAAGAATCCATGTGAGGGTGGTATGAATCCTGTAAAGGTGGTAGTTGAATCAAGAGATAAGGAAATGAGGGCAAGTACAGTGGAAGAACAGGAGCCTCATGACAGTAGCAAGCCTTTGGTTGCAGGTCGTCAAATAGACCTCTGTAACATAACTTTAATATCTCAAACCACTGTTATTCAATTTCCATCAGGTTTAAGTAAACAGAATTCATTTCATCTACAAAAAGGTGATAAAAGATGTTTGATAGCTAACCAAAACAGTACTGCCACCTGCCATGGACAAATTATTGTTATTTCAGATtctgatgaagaagaggaagaagaggatgaggatgaAGAAGATGAAAAAAGTTGTATTGAGGAAAACATCAAACAGAGCAAAGTATGCATGGAGAAAGAGTGTTCAGAGCAGCATGGATTGATAGTTAATAACAGTATGGGAAAGAAGCttgtaaaggaagaagaaacagtgTGCCCTGTAGAATTTGAAGACTCTGAATCTCAGCTCTTTGAGTTCGAAAGTTCATCAGAAGTCTTTTCAGTTTGGCAAGATCATACAATAGACAGCAAAAACTCCCTTCAAGAGGAGCAAAAGAGCTGTGTAACTCATGTAGCTGATAGTACAAACAATAACTTGGGTTGTGGTGTGGACTCTTTGTCTGAAGAGGTTgttagaaagaaaacagagggTGTTAAAGAGCCTGCAGAACCACACAGTAGTGTTTCTGCTGAGGTATTTTGTAAAAATGGAGTGAAAAAACTTAAGAGGAAACGATGTGACAAAGTTACAGCTGAAGATCCTCAGAGGCCTTCCTCTTCTGTTGGAACTGAACAATTGGCTGATCACAGAGATCCTACTGAAAGTGATTTAAAGAGTGCAGACTTGGGGATGGCAGCTCCCAGTTCAAGTGTTGAGACAGATTCCACAAAGTCTACAAAGTCTCGTCCTCACTCAAAACCTGTTAGGAAAGTTCCAGCCTCTAAGGCTActaagaaaacacattcagacactagaagaggaCAGAATAAGAGTTCATGTTACATAAGCTGTAGAACTTCTCCTGCTATTGTGCCACCAAAGAAGTTTCGCCAGTGTCCAGAGCCAACCTCAACGGTTGAAAAACTTGGACTGAAAAAAGCTCCTCGGAAGGCATTTGAGTTGTCCCAGAGGTCTCTGGAGTGTATAGTCCAGTTACGTGACCACGGTAAGACTGTTGGAGTAGTTGATGCCCCcaaaaaaactaaattaatttcTCCTCAGACTCTTTCtatcaaaaataataagaagCTTCTGACAAGCCAGGATCTTCAATTTCAAAGGCTTATGAGATCCAGATCACATCAAAAACGAGACTTTGATTACAAAAATACTGATATGATAAGAGCAGTGACACGTATAGTACAGGGTTCGGATGTACTTGAAGCAGACTCTGATGAGCCAGATAATCATAGAGGAAGTGAGCCACTTGCTATCAGTAATGAAAAACAATTAGCAAACTGCATGCTTTCCAAACCAGAAGTGGCAGAAGCCTCTTCTGATCCTTGGGTGACAGGTATAACATATCTTGTGAACCAGTGTGAATCTAGAGTGTTAAGTGGAGGAGTGCCAACAGATGTGGTgatggtctctgcttcagaggACCCTGTGACAGGTGGAGGTGCTCTCACAGTGCAAGTTGGGGAGGTGGCAGCTGTGAAAGCTGCAGAGCCAGAATCTAGTAGTGATACAGATGATGATAATTTATTCCTAACACAACATGATCCCCAAGATATGGATCTTTGCTCacagttggaaaataataaaaccattATTGTGGCTCATAAAAAGGATACAGTTCAGAGAGAAGATCCTTTAAGTCGGCCTCAGTTGGAGTCTTTGAGTATCACAAAGTGTAAATACAAAGACTGTGTTGAAACCACAAAAAACCAAGGTGAATACTGCccaagacactctgaagctaaagcAGCAGATGATGACGTGTTTCGTAAACCTGGCTTGCCTCTTTCTGTAGCCAGGCCCTTGAGACCTACAACTACCAAGATATTTAGCTCAAGCAGCGCTTCACGAACTGCCAATCTTTCCAAGTCTTTGGAAAGTACCACACTTCAGTCAGCACTAAAAAAGTCAAGTGGAGCACAGCCTAATCTGAAGGTGACACCACCCTCTTCCATGGGTTCTCAGAAGCCAGTGGCTGAAGTGAAAAGTCTAtgcaatatttttcattttcagaatcCAAGCAGTTCCAACAGACAGAATTACAAGCTTACATTTAGTGAGAACAGGCCTATGTCGTCATCTTCTCCAGTGAACATTCTCTTGCCATCGCAGTCTATCTTTGACACCTTCATTAAAGAGGTCTTAAAATGGAAATACCAAATGTTTTTGAACTTTGATAAGTGTGGTGCTCCAACAAGTCTCTGTCAGTCTATTTCAAGACCCGTGCCTGTCAGATTTCAAGATTGTGcagaatattttaatgtttttctacctTTGATTATATTGAATGCTTTTGAAACA aTGGCACAGGAATGGCTGAACTCTCCAAATAAAGAGAATTTCTATCAGTTGCATTTACGAAAATTTCCTGCTGACTATAGAAAATACTGGGAGTTTCTGA TTTACTTGGAGGAATCTGAACTAGCTAAACAGCATCACCCAAAGGAAAATGATCTGGTGTTTTTAGTTCCTGCGAAGAAATACATGGACAGGCATGGCATGCAAGATCACAATCACTATTACTGTGGCTATGTTCATAAGTTTCGTCGTACTTCAgtca TGCGCAGTAGGAAAGCTGAGTGTTCATTATGCATCCAGACACAAGATAACTTGCCAGCCAGTGTAAAAGAACTTACAAAATGTATTGTAATCAGTTCTCTGGTAACTACACAGAGGAAATTGAAAGCCATGTCTCTGTTGAGTAGTCGGAACCAGTTGGCCAGAGCTGTTCTAAATCCAAACCCCATGGACTTCTGTACCAAAGATCTACTAACTACAACTTCCGAAAGAATT ATTGCCTACTTAAAAGACTTTAATGAAGACCAGAAGAAAGCTATAGAAACTGCATATGCCATGGTGAAACACTCACCATCCGTTGCCAAAATTTGTCTGATTCATGGACCACCTGGAACAGGAAAATCAAAAACTATTGTTGGTCTCTTATACCGCTTACTGACAGAG agccagaggaagggccatTCAGATGAAAATTTCAAtgccaaaatcaaacaaaaccgaGTCCTCGTGTGTGCACCTTCCAATGCAGCGGTTGATGAacttatgaaaaaaattatcctcgaattcaaagaaaaatgtaaagacaagaagaatcctttgg GAAACTGTGGAGATATAAATTTAGTACGACTGGGTCCAGAAAAATCTATTAATACAGAGGTCCTAAAATTCAGTTTGGACAGCCAAGTCAACCATAAAATGA aaAAAGACTTGCCTTCTCATATTCAAGAAATGCttacaagaaaagaaatactaGATGCTCAACTTGATGAGCTTTCTCGTCAGCGAGCTCTATGTCGAGTTGGGCGGGAGATGCAG AGGCAAGAATTAGATGAACACATTGCCATAGTTTCAAAAGAAAGGCAAGAACTTGCTTCAAAAATTAAAGAG GTTCAGGGACGCCCTCAGAAAGCACAGAATACCATCATCTTGGAGTCCCATGTCATCTGCTGCACATTGAGCACTAGTGGTGGTTTATTGCTTGAGTCTGCTTTTCGAGGTCAAGGGGGTGTCCCCTTCAGTTGTGTCATCGTAGATGAG GCTGGGCAGTCTTGTGAAGTTGAGACGCTTTCCCCACTCATCCACCGCTGCAATAAACTTATCCTAGTAGGAGACCCTAAACAGCTCCCTCCCACAGTCATCTCTATG aaagcACAGGAGTATGGCTATGACCAGTCGATGATGGCACGATTCTGCAAGCTGCTGGAAGAGAATGTGGAGCAGAACATGATTGGCAGGCTGCCGGTGTTACAGCTTACCATTCAGTACAGGATGCATCCAGACATATGTCTCTTTCCTTCTAATTATGTTTATAACAAAAACCTGAAGACAAATAG ATTGACCGAAACCATTCGATGTTCATCAGAGTGGCCATTTCAGCCCTACCTCGTGTTTGATGTTGGAGATGGTTCAGAACGACGGGATAATGa ctcATATATAAATGTTCAAGAAATAAAGTTGGTGATGGAAATAGTTAAACttattaaagagaaaagaaaagatatttccTCCCGAAATATTGGCATAATAACCCATTATAAGGCTCAGAAGACAATGATCCagaaggatttggagaaagaatttGATAAGAAAGG TTTATTACAGCCCATCATGATGGGGGAATCAAGGCAGCAAGACTCTGAAGCATccaagcagcagcagaagaacaGTGAATGTATGCATGCTAGTGATGAGCTCGGATCCTCCACTGTTACACAGTCCGGGATCTCCAGCCTAgaaaatggtgccacccacactgG ACCTGCAGAAGTGGATACGGTAGATGCCTTCCAGGGCCGGCAGAAAGACTGTATCATTGTTACCTGTGTCAGGGCAAGTGCTGTGCAAGGGTCAATAGG ATTCCTGGCAAGTTTGCAGAGATTGAATGTCACCATTACACGAGCCAAGTACAGCCTCTTTATCCTTGGACATTTAAGAACTCTGATG GAAAACCAACATTGGTATGAACTGATTCAGGATGCTCAGAAGCGTGGGGCCATTATTAAGACCTGTGACCCAAACTATAGACATGATGCAATGAAGATTCTGAAACTGAAGCCTGTGCTACAGAGGAGTCTGACCCatcccccagcctctgccccGGAGGCACCCAGACCTCAGGGTGGCTTGCCCAACAACAGGCTGGACAGTGGACTTGCTACAACATCTTTTGCTGCTTCTTTGTATCACACAGCCTCTGATACTGTCACTTCAAAGGAACCTGAAAGGCCACTTCAAGACCGACTTCGAGATCCACGACTATTCAGGAGATTGGATGCTGAAGCCAAGGGAACATTCCTGAAGGATCCACAGCCTGTGAGTCCCCAGCTCCCTGGGGTAGTTCATCTTTTGGGAGAACCTGGCTTCCCTGTTGTTTTCCAGGACCTAGTTGTGCCACCATCCACTGCCATCGTTGCTCCTCTAGGCAGCCACAGGTCACCGATGCAGGCTGAGACACCACCTGCtcaccctgctgctgctgccacctccACAAATAAGAGGAAATACAGTGACCCAGATGCTGGGCTCCGCCACAGAAGAGAGCCCAGGGCCTTCAGTGGAGAGCAGGGGAGGCATGGCTCTATGACTCATCATGTGCTGAGAAGCACTGACTGGGACAGAAGGAGGCTAGATGACAGCAGTGACAAGAGGAGACGGTTTCTATAG